The region AGCTGAAAACCGAAGTGCTGATTGACGAAGTGCGCGCCGGTGGCCGTATTCCGCTGATTATCGGTCGTGGCTTGACCACCAAAGCGCGTGAAGCGCTGGGCCTGCCGCACAGCGACGTTTTCCGTCAGGCGAAAGACGTGGCGGAAAGCAACCGTGGTTATTCGCTGGCGCAAAAAATGGTTGGCCGTGCCTGCGGTGTGGCCGGTGTCCGCCCTGGCGCTTACTGCGAACCGAAAATGACCTCTGTGGGTTCTCAGGACACCACCGGGCCGATGACGCGTGATGAGCTGAAAGACCTGGCGTGCCTGGGCTTCTCTTCTGACCTGGTGATGCAGTCCTTCTGTCACACGGCGGCGTATCCGAAGCCGGTTGACGTGACCACGCACCACACGCTGCCGGACTTCATTATGAACCGTGGCGGTGTTTCTCTGCGTCCGGGCGACGGCGTTATCCACTCGTGGCTGAACCGTATGCTGTTGCCGGATACGGTTGGTACCGGTGGCGATTCGCATACCCGTTTCCCGATTGGTATCTCCTTCCCGGCGGGTTCAGGTCTGGTGGCGTTTGCCGCTGCGACCGGCGTGATGCCGCTGGATATGCCGGAATCAGTGCTGGTGCGCTTTAAAGGCAAAATGCAGCCGGGTATTACACTGCGCGATCTGGTGCATGCGATCCCGCTGTACGCGATCAAACAGGGTCTGCTGACCGTTGAGAAGAAAGGTAAGAAAAACATCTTCTCCGGCCGCATTCTGGAGATCGAAGGTCTGCCGGATCTGAAAGTCGAGCAGGCGTTTGAGCTGACCGATGCTTCTGCTGAGCGTTCCGCTGCTGGTTGTACCATTAAGCTGAACAAAGAGCCGATTATTGAGTATCTGAACTCCAACATCGTGCTGCTGAAGTGGATGATTGCCGAAGGCTACGGCGACCGCCGTACGCTGGAGCGCCGCATCCAGGGCATGGAGAAATGGCTGGCCGATCCGCAACTGCTGGAAGCGGATGCCGACGCGGAATACGCGGCGGTGATCGAGATCGATCTGGCGGAAATCAAAGAGCCGATCCTCTGTGCACCGAACGATCCGGACGATGCGCGTCTGCTCTCTGACGTTCAGGGCGCAAGCATCGACGAAGTGTTCATCGGTTCCTGCATGACTAACATCGGTCATTTCCGCGCTGCCGGTAAACTGCTGGATAGCCATAAAGGCCAGTTGCCGACCCGCTTGTGGGTAGCGCCGCCGACCCGTATGGACGCTGCGCAGTTAACCGAAGAGGGTTACTACAGCGTGTTTGGTAAGAGCGGGGCGCGTATTGAGATCCCGGGTTGCTCCCTGTGCATGGGTAACCAGGCGCGTGTTGCAGACGGCGCGACGGTGGTGTCCACCTCAACCCGTAACTTCCCGAACCGTTTAGGTACCGGTGCGAACGTCTACCTGGCTTCTGCGGAGCTGGCGGCGGTTTCGGCGCTGATCGGTAAACTGCCAACGCCGGAAGAGTATCTCAACTTTATGGCGCAGGTGGATAAAACCGCTGTCGATACTTACCGTTACCTCAACTTTGACCAGTTGAACCAGTACACCGAAAAAGCGGACGGCGTGATTTTCCAGACTGCCGTCTGATAACGAAGGCCACCCTGCGGGGTGGCTTTTTTTTGCCCGCCTGTTGTTATTCCCGTCGCTAAAAAGCCTGCCGCGCTTATTTTCTCCACGCCTGAGCGGTTATTTTTCCTCGCTTCCGGCCGCTGCGCTTTTTTTCTTGTATTGTGCTGCGATAATTACAGCATAGGCGGCTATCTGGCCTGCATGAGGAAGCGATTATGGATTACGAATTTTTGCGTGATATCACCGGAGTGGTAAAGGTGCGCATGTCGATGGGCCACGAAGTGGTGGGGCACTGGTTCAATGAAGAAGTGAAAGAGAACCTGGCGCTGCTTGATGAAGTGGAGCAGGCGGCGAAAACGGTGAAAGGCAGCGAACGTACCTGGCAACGCGCGGGCCATGAATACACGCTGTGGCTGGATGGCGAAGAGGTGATGATCCGCGCGAACCAGCTGGAATTTTCCGGCGATGAAATGGAAGAGGGAATGAGTTACTACGACGAAGAGAGCCTTTCGCTGTGTGGCGTTGAGGATTTTCTTCAGGTGGTGGCGGCTTACCGGCAGTTCCTCCAGCAGCGTTAATCAGGGCGCGTCCTTGCGCCCCTGGTGCGTTACACGGCCGGAATGTTGCGGCCGTAGTAGATCTCGCGCATCTCTTTCCACAGCGCTTCGGTGATCTCTTTACGTTCTTGCGGCGTCAAATCTTCCGGTCTGGTATGAAACATGTAGTGCTTAAGGTCGAACTCTTTAAGCAACATCTTGGTATGGAAGATATTTTCCTGATACACGTTGACGTCCACCATGTCATACAGCGATTTCATATCATCCGACATAAAGTTCTGAATCGAATTAATCTCATGATCGATAAAGTGTTTCATGCCGTTGATATCGCGGGTAAAGCCGCGCACGCGGTAGTCGACGGTGACGATATCGGATTCGAGCTGGTGGATCAGGTAATTCAGCGCTTTCAGCGGTGAAATCACGCCGCAGGTTGAGACTTCAATATCCGCGCGGAAGGTGCACAAACCACCTTCCGGATGG is a window of Enterobacter sp. R4-368 DNA encoding:
- the speD gene encoding adenosylmethionine decarboxylase, with product MKKLKLHGFNNLTKSLSFCIYDICYAKTAEERDGYIAYIDELYNANRLTEILTETCNIIGANILNIARQDYEPQGASVTILVSEEPVDPQLIDKTEHPGPLPEAVVAHLDKSHICVHTYPESHPEGGLCTFRADIEVSTCGVISPLKALNYLIHQLESDIVTVDYRVRGFTRDINGMKHFIDHEINSIQNFMSDDMKSLYDMVDVNVYQENIFHTKMLLKEFDLKHYMFHTRPEDLTPQERKEITEALWKEMREIYYGRNIPAV
- the yacL gene encoding protein YacL yields the protein MDYEFLRDITGVVKVRMSMGHEVVGHWFNEEVKENLALLDEVEQAAKTVKGSERTWQRAGHEYTLWLDGEEVMIRANQLEFSGDEMEEGMSYYDEESLSLCGVEDFLQVVAAYRQFLQQR
- the acnB gene encoding bifunctional aconitate hydratase 2/2-methylisocitrate dehydratase, which codes for MLEEYRKHVAERAAEGIAPKPLDATQMAGLVELLKNPPAGEEEFLIDLLANRVPPGVDEAAYVKAGFLAAIAKGDATSPLVTPEKAIELLGTMQGGYNIHPLIDALDNEKLAPIAAKALSHTLLMFDNFYDVEEKAKAGNVYAKQVMQSWADAEWFLSRPALAEKITVTVFKVTGETNTDDLSPAPDAWSRPDIPLHALAMLKNAREGIEPDQPGSVGPIKQIEALAKKGFPLAYVGDVVGTGSSRKSATNSVLWFMGDDIPFVPNKRGGGLVLGGKIAPIFFNTMEDAGALPIEVDVNSLNMGDVIDVYPFKGEVRNHETGELLASFELKTEVLIDEVRAGGRIPLIIGRGLTTKAREALGLPHSDVFRQAKDVAESNRGYSLAQKMVGRACGVAGVRPGAYCEPKMTSVGSQDTTGPMTRDELKDLACLGFSSDLVMQSFCHTAAYPKPVDVTTHHTLPDFIMNRGGVSLRPGDGVIHSWLNRMLLPDTVGTGGDSHTRFPIGISFPAGSGLVAFAAATGVMPLDMPESVLVRFKGKMQPGITLRDLVHAIPLYAIKQGLLTVEKKGKKNIFSGRILEIEGLPDLKVEQAFELTDASAERSAAGCTIKLNKEPIIEYLNSNIVLLKWMIAEGYGDRRTLERRIQGMEKWLADPQLLEADADAEYAAVIEIDLAEIKEPILCAPNDPDDARLLSDVQGASIDEVFIGSCMTNIGHFRAAGKLLDSHKGQLPTRLWVAPPTRMDAAQLTEEGYYSVFGKSGARIEIPGCSLCMGNQARVADGATVVSTSTRNFPNRLGTGANVYLASAELAAVSALIGKLPTPEEYLNFMAQVDKTAVDTYRYLNFDQLNQYTEKADGVIFQTAV